In Helianthus annuus cultivar XRQ/B chromosome 8, HanXRQr2.0-SUNRISE, whole genome shotgun sequence, a single genomic region encodes these proteins:
- the LOC110872337 gene encoding 7-methylguanosine phosphate-specific 5'-nucleotidase A isoform X1, which translates to MSLTCFCSHTIRCISDRISYRVWSCSGRKMNRAKLGTMVNGNNCYSSKVVVNDPKLLHQKKAAIRLAGPSKFQVIADFDNTLTKFWVDGCRGQSSHALLQQDNPEYNAKRDELFNYYHPIEYDPQIPIDEKTKLMVEWWGKTHGLLIEGGLTYDAIRNSVANAVIAFREGVVELFEFLEERDIPVLIFSAGLADIIEEVLRQKLHRTFKNVKIVSNRMKFDQNGNLVSFTGKLIHSLNKNEHALDMAASLHDHLGEVDDQMMDSASVKKRTNVLLLGDHMGDLHMSDGLNYETRISVGFLNHNIENSLDSYRKGFDIVYLDDAPMSGVVKLVSELFSPASD; encoded by the exons ATGTCTCTGACTTGCTTTTGTTCCCACACCATTCGTTGCATTTCTGATCGTATCAGTTACAG GGTTTGGAGTTGTAGTGGGAGAAAGATGAATAGAGCTAAATTGGGGACTATGGTTAATGGGAACAATTGTTATTCTTCTAAGGTTGTTGTTAATGATCCCAAGTTGCTTCACCAGAAAAAAGCGGCTATTCGCCTCGCAGGTCCTTCGAAAtttcag GTTATTGCAGATTTTGATAATACACTTACAAAGTTTTGGGTTGATGGATGTCGAGGACAAT CCAGTCACGCGCTCCTACAACAGGATAACCCTGAATACAATGCTAAGAGGGACGAGTTATTTAACTATTATCATCCTATAGAATATGACCCGCAGATTCCAATTGATGAAAAAACAAAGCTCATGGTAGAATG GTGGGGTAAGACCCATGGTCTTCTTATTGAAGGAGGTCTTACATATGATGCAATAAGAAACTCTGTAGCCAATGCTGTGATTGCTTTCAGAGAAGGTGTCGTTGAGCTTTTCGAGTTTTTAGAG GAGAGAGATATCCCGGTTCTTATATTTTCAGCAGGTCTAGCTGATATTATTGAAGAG GTTCTTCGTCAGAAACTGCATAGAACTTTCAAAAACGTCAAGATTGTATCAAACCGGATGAAATTTGACCAGAATGGTAACCTAGTATCTTTTACAG GGAAGTTGATTCATAGCTTAAATAAGAATGAGCATGCTCTTGATATGGCTGCATCTTTACATGATCATTTGGGTGAAGTCGATGATCAAATGATGGATAGCGCGTCTGTGAAAAAAAGAACAAATGTTTTACTTCTTGGTGATCACATGGGAGACCTCCATATGTCTGATGGTTTGAATTATGAAACTCGCATTTCCGTTGGATTTTT GAACCACAACATTGAAAACTCTCTTGATAGCTATCGTAAAGGCTTTGACATTGTGTATCTT GATGATGCACCGATGTCGGGGGTGGTCAAGTTAGTCTCAGAGCTATTTTCTCCTGCGAGTGATTAA
- the LOC110872337 gene encoding 7-methylguanosine phosphate-specific 5'-nucleotidase A isoform X2: MSLTCFCSHTIRCISDRISYSGRKMNRAKLGTMVNGNNCYSSKVVVNDPKLLHQKKAAIRLAGPSKFQVIADFDNTLTKFWVDGCRGQSSHALLQQDNPEYNAKRDELFNYYHPIEYDPQIPIDEKTKLMVEWWGKTHGLLIEGGLTYDAIRNSVANAVIAFREGVVELFEFLEERDIPVLIFSAGLADIIEEVLRQKLHRTFKNVKIVSNRMKFDQNGNLVSFTGKLIHSLNKNEHALDMAASLHDHLGEVDDQMMDSASVKKRTNVLLLGDHMGDLHMSDGLNYETRISVGFLNHNIENSLDSYRKGFDIVYLDDAPMSGVVKLVSELFSPASD; encoded by the exons ATGTCTCTGACTTGCTTTTGTTCCCACACCATTCGTTGCATTTCTGATCGTATCAGTTACAG TGGGAGAAAGATGAATAGAGCTAAATTGGGGACTATGGTTAATGGGAACAATTGTTATTCTTCTAAGGTTGTTGTTAATGATCCCAAGTTGCTTCACCAGAAAAAAGCGGCTATTCGCCTCGCAGGTCCTTCGAAAtttcag GTTATTGCAGATTTTGATAATACACTTACAAAGTTTTGGGTTGATGGATGTCGAGGACAAT CCAGTCACGCGCTCCTACAACAGGATAACCCTGAATACAATGCTAAGAGGGACGAGTTATTTAACTATTATCATCCTATAGAATATGACCCGCAGATTCCAATTGATGAAAAAACAAAGCTCATGGTAGAATG GTGGGGTAAGACCCATGGTCTTCTTATTGAAGGAGGTCTTACATATGATGCAATAAGAAACTCTGTAGCCAATGCTGTGATTGCTTTCAGAGAAGGTGTCGTTGAGCTTTTCGAGTTTTTAGAG GAGAGAGATATCCCGGTTCTTATATTTTCAGCAGGTCTAGCTGATATTATTGAAGAG GTTCTTCGTCAGAAACTGCATAGAACTTTCAAAAACGTCAAGATTGTATCAAACCGGATGAAATTTGACCAGAATGGTAACCTAGTATCTTTTACAG GGAAGTTGATTCATAGCTTAAATAAGAATGAGCATGCTCTTGATATGGCTGCATCTTTACATGATCATTTGGGTGAAGTCGATGATCAAATGATGGATAGCGCGTCTGTGAAAAAAAGAACAAATGTTTTACTTCTTGGTGATCACATGGGAGACCTCCATATGTCTGATGGTTTGAATTATGAAACTCGCATTTCCGTTGGATTTTT GAACCACAACATTGAAAACTCTCTTGATAGCTATCGTAAAGGCTTTGACATTGTGTATCTT GATGATGCACCGATGTCGGGGGTGGTCAAGTTAGTCTCAGAGCTATTTTCTCCTGCGAGTGATTAA